From a single Apium graveolens cultivar Ventura chromosome 2, ASM990537v1, whole genome shotgun sequence genomic region:
- the LOC141701885 gene encoding uncharacterized protein LOC141701885, protein MTREETLKEVKEKPFCYPPKPMQTPLESRPYNRQCDYHETHGHKIENCLSLKYFIEDQVKKGNMNKYLVRDNNNNNRGEAQKRGKNVVNVVLRGSHFPPRSPDFGKEVLSIQSLPDLVISFNGKDYEGVNPHHNAALVVTLDIFDNEVRRMLIDNGSSVNILFKHTVDRMQLGSARSNDFQEDPLYRFGHNLVPIQGTLYLLVIFGTAPNQVTHVINFYVINTPSSYNGIIGRSALTMMQAITSISHLKIKFPTSTGVGEIKGDYGVAETCYSQGLVMAETHQDNKRKATVLRKQQSIKKHRPRPREEIIKEV, encoded by the coding sequence ATGACCCGGGAGGAAACATTGAAGGAGGTAAAAGAAAAACCTTTTTGTTATCCTCCGAAGCCAATGCAAACTCCTCTGGAAAGCAGGCCTTACAATAGGCAGTGTGATTATCATGAGACTCATGGCCACAAGATAGAGAACtgcttatcactcaagtacttcattgaggACCAGGTGAAGAAAGGAAATATGAACAAATATCTAGTCCGggacaacaacaacaacaatagaGGGGAAGCTCAGAAGAGAGGAAAGAACGTAGTCAATGTAGTCCTACGGGGCTCCCACTTCCCACCTCGGAGCCCGGACTTCGGCAAAGAAGTGCTCTCAATCCAATCACTCCCAGACTTGGTGATATCCTTCAACGGTAAAGACTATGAAGGAGTCAACCCTCACCACAATGCAGCTTTAGTTGTCACTTTGGACATCTTcgataatgaagtaagaagaatgctcaTAGACAACGGTTCCTCAGTAAATATACTATTCAAGCACACAGTAGATCGAATGCAGTTAGGGAGCGCCCGCTCAAATGATTTCCAGGAGGATCCACTCTATAGGTTCGGACACAACTTAGTCCCGATTCAAGGGACTTTATATCTACTAGTCATTTTTGGAACTGCTCCTAACCAAGTAACCCATGTCATAAATTTCTATGTCATCAACACTCCTTCATCATATAATGGAATTATCGGCAGGTCAGCTCTAACTatgatgcaagcaataacttcaatctcccatctcaaaATCAAGTTCCCAACCTCGACAGGAGTTGGGGAGATAAAAGGAGATTATGGAGTTGCTGAAACATGCTATAGCCAAGGGTTAGTAATGGCAGAAACCCACCAGGATAACAAGAGGAAGGCCACAGTCCTTCGCAAACAGCAAAGCATCAAGAAGCACCGACCCCGGCCTAGGGAAGAAATAATAAAAGAAGTATAA